In one Paenibacillus sp. JQZ6Y-1 genomic region, the following are encoded:
- a CDS encoding VOC family protein: MNTSTIHPALEIGLVKIKVSQLERSVTYYSDIIGLSVLSQTETTAEMTADGHTPLLIIEEVPNATIPRRQSVAGLYHFAILLPDRTSLGLALRNLAEHRQPIGQGDHLVSEALYLYDPDNNGIEVYADRPRSTWQKDEHGYYIMGTEPVDVDGLLELAEGKPWTGLPAGTKIGHVHFHVSNLEEVRKFYVDVLGFEIVLTDNRSVLFIAAGGYHHHMGLNTWAGVGAPKAPANSTGIDYYTLQLPDHAALQEVADRITAAGLPFEQGQDELWITDPSNIRVRLYVPTA; encoded by the coding sequence ATGAATACTTCCACTATTCATCCCGCACTTGAAATCGGACTTGTCAAAATCAAAGTGAGCCAGCTAGAGCGTTCGGTTACTTATTATTCGGATATCATCGGGCTAAGCGTACTGAGCCAAACGGAAACGACTGCTGAAATGACAGCAGACGGTCATACACCACTGCTTATTATCGAAGAAGTCCCCAATGCCACGATTCCACGTCGTCAATCGGTAGCAGGCTTGTATCATTTTGCGATTCTACTGCCTGATCGCACAAGCCTTGGACTGGCATTACGTAATCTTGCAGAGCATCGCCAGCCGATTGGACAGGGCGACCACCTTGTCAGCGAAGCGCTATATCTGTATGATCCAGACAACAACGGGATTGAAGTATATGCTGATCGCCCACGTTCTACATGGCAAAAAGACGAGCATGGTTACTACATCATGGGCACGGAGCCAGTGGATGTGGACGGCTTGTTGGAACTGGCAGAAGGCAAGCCATGGACTGGGCTGCCTGCTGGTACGAAGATTGGACATGTGCATTTCCACGTTTCTAATTTGGAGGAAGTGCGCAAATTTTATGTCGATGTACTTGGGTTTGAGATTGTGTTAACTGACAATCGTTCGGTACTATTTATTGCTGCTGGCGGCTATCATCATCATATGGGGCTGAATACATGGGCTGGCGTAGGCGCACCCAAAGCACCCGCCAATTCTACAGGTATCGACTATTACACTTTGCAATTGCCAGATCATGCTGCTTTGCAGGAGGTAGCAGATCGTATCACAGCAGCGGGCTTGCCATTTGAACAGGGGCAGGATGAATTGTGGATCACTGATCCGTCCAATATCCGTGTGCGTCTGTATGTACCAACTGCGTAA
- a CDS encoding DUF4190 domain-containing protein, with protein MDPNRPPYQSPPPYDSQPPYGNYDPYYPYGPRPNNGKAIAALVLGISSIVTIFFLPGIGIILGILGVIFGILALKEISRRMEGGRGMAISGLICAIIGFLMHVALIAFVVFAIIMSIGESTDTGTDYWSPTFQQDGTSDFY; from the coding sequence ATGGACCCGAACCGCCCACCCTATCAATCACCGCCACCGTACGATTCTCAACCCCCTTACGGTAACTATGATCCATACTATCCTTATGGACCACGCCCAAACAACGGCAAAGCCATCGCTGCGCTCGTGCTTGGTATCTCATCAATTGTGACGATTTTCTTTTTACCGGGGATTGGTATCATTCTCGGGATACTAGGTGTCATTTTTGGTATTCTAGCACTTAAGGAAATTTCGCGACGTATGGAAGGCGGCAGAGGCATGGCAATCAGTGGGCTGATTTGTGCCATTATCGGTTTTCTGATGCACGTCGCCTTGATTGCATTTGTTGTATTTGCAATCATTATGTCCATTGGGGAGTCGACGGATACCGGTACAGATTACTGGTCGCCTACATTCCAACAGGATGGAACATCTGATTTCTACTAA
- a CDS encoding IDEAL domain-containing protein — translation MITLNEKQIYAVLHKQLNRNFPVQSMELNYHIEADSRLINTEGEVELSNKHYWVKVMDCVYPTHSRPILMSEVIYFLRQEYMDSTIRVFMKQDAHGEVYATAEISFQDHVALEAEQLKAMIDLALVVKDKQWFEELTAAYLNMTRPLPSSVSSSM, via the coding sequence ATGATTACATTAAACGAAAAGCAAATTTATGCTGTCCTCCATAAACAATTGAACCGCAACTTCCCTGTACAATCCATGGAACTCAACTATCATATTGAAGCAGACAGCCGCCTGATCAATACCGAAGGCGAAGTAGAATTGTCCAACAAGCATTACTGGGTTAAAGTTATGGACTGCGTATATCCTACACACTCCCGCCCGATTCTGATGAGCGAAGTCATCTACTTCCTGCGTCAAGAATATATGGACAGCACGATCCGCGTATTCATGAAACAAGATGCACATGGCGAAGTATATGCAACAGCTGAGATTTCCTTCCAAGATCATGTTGCACTGGAAGCCGAACAACTCAAAGCGATGATTGATCTCGCATTGGTAGTCAAAGACAAACAATGGTTTGAAGAATTAACTGCTGCTTATCTGAACATGACTCGTCCGTTGCCAAGCTCCGTATCCAGCTCTATGTAA
- a CDS encoding mismatch-specific DNA-glycosylase has protein sequence MPTIPDHVQSQLDILFIGFNPSLRSGEVGHHYANPRNRFWQILYRSGLTPRLYLPDEDSDLLELGYGFTNIVSRPTRGIDDILPEEYAQGRLELRAKLTEYRPHIACFVGKGVYTQYSKKAKAPWGFQNESITEGVREFVAPSSSGLVRMPLDDIVDIYRELKEELDVWKEGQA, from the coding sequence GTGCCAACTATTCCTGATCATGTACAATCCCAACTAGATATCCTGTTTATCGGCTTCAATCCTAGTCTTCGTTCTGGTGAAGTAGGTCATCATTATGCGAACCCGCGCAATCGGTTTTGGCAGATTTTGTATCGTTCTGGCTTGACACCTCGTCTATATCTGCCCGACGAGGATAGTGATCTGCTGGAGCTGGGGTATGGATTTACCAATATTGTGTCGCGTCCTACCCGCGGTATAGATGATATTTTGCCAGAAGAATATGCTCAGGGACGATTGGAGTTGAGAGCCAAGCTAACGGAATATCGTCCGCATATCGCTTGTTTTGTCGGAAAGGGTGTATATACGCAGTACAGTAAAAAAGCAAAAGCGCCTTGGGGATTTCAGAATGAGTCGATTACGGAAGGTGTGCGTGAATTTGTTGCGCCATCCTCTAGTGGGTTAGTTCGCATGCCGCTGGATGATATTGTCGATATTTATCGCGAATTAAAGGAAGAACTGGATGTGTGGAAAGAAGGACAAGCATAG
- a CDS encoding TetR/AcrR family transcriptional regulator, translating to MGEKSNAKEQIIDTAARLFFSQGYHATGLSQIIKESETPKGSLYHYFPNGKEQLALVCIQEANKHVTAKFQHTFGKHERTGDAVYHFVHDMALETEASGYTGFIPFSFWAAVETSCISDALRTACKQVFADWQQIIAERLLLEGASPEEAQDGGLLTLSMMEGALIISLTNQNNKPLLTAAKYLSMVMKSYGDSVK from the coding sequence TTGGGCGAAAAGTCCAATGCGAAGGAACAAATTATCGATACGGCAGCCCGGCTGTTCTTTTCACAGGGATACCATGCGACAGGGCTCAGCCAGATTATTAAGGAAAGCGAAACTCCAAAAGGATCGCTGTATCATTATTTTCCGAATGGTAAGGAGCAACTGGCCCTCGTGTGTATACAGGAGGCCAATAAGCATGTCACGGCAAAGTTCCAGCACACCTTTGGCAAGCATGAGCGAACAGGTGACGCTGTTTATCATTTTGTACATGATATGGCGCTGGAAACGGAAGCGTCGGGATATACTGGCTTTATTCCGTTTAGTTTCTGGGCGGCGGTGGAAACGTCTTGCATTAGTGATGCGCTACGGACGGCGTGCAAGCAGGTGTTTGCCGATTGGCAGCAAATTATTGCGGAGCGTCTGCTACTAGAGGGTGCAAGTCCAGAGGAGGCACAGGATGGCGGTTTACTAACGCTGTCCATGATGGAAGGCGCACTCATTATCAGCCTGACCAACCAGAATAACAAGCCGCTGCTGACGGCTGCGAAATATTTATCCATGGTCATGAAAAGCTATGGAGATTCAGTAAAATAA
- a CDS encoding DHA2 family efflux MFS transporter permease subunit: protein MKNDSAQNQQETTQYKVAPILFAMLLSGFIGLFGETALNVAITPLMGVLGIGATTIQWLTTGYLLVMGILVPVSGLLLQWFSTRQLFTTSLIFSIAGTLVAAMAPSFEVLMIARLLQAVGTALLLPLMFNTILVIFPVEKRGSAMGLIGLVIMFAPASGPAISGLILANLTWHWIFWISLPFFIISLLFGLKFLPNISRLTKPKIDVLSIVLSTLGFGGIVYGFSSAGGHGDAGSGWSNPIVIVTLAIGVISLLLFSIRQLRMEQPMIDLRAFRYPMFTIGLILVFICMMMILSSMLILPMYLQQGLALTALAAGLILLPGSLLNGFLSPVMGRLFDKFGPKWLVTIGMAVVAVVLFIYTSIDASTPVGLIITLHIFMMVGISMIMMPAQTNGLNQLPSHFYPHGTAIMNTLQQVAGAIGTALAVSILSAGQASYLSGVADPSSQANQAMAFTTGIQHSFIFALVLAIVGLVCSFFVKRVIVNKQAGAQGPMH from the coding sequence ATGAAAAATGATTCTGCACAGAATCAACAAGAAACAACGCAATATAAGGTGGCACCGATTTTGTTCGCCATGCTGCTGAGTGGATTTATCGGCCTATTCGGCGAAACGGCGTTAAATGTAGCGATTACGCCGCTTATGGGTGTATTGGGTATAGGAGCGACTACGATTCAATGGCTGACCACTGGCTACTTGCTCGTCATGGGTATTCTTGTTCCCGTATCAGGCTTGTTGCTGCAATGGTTTTCGACAAGACAGCTGTTCACCACGTCACTGATCTTCTCGATTGCTGGTACGCTGGTGGCGGCGATGGCGCCAAGCTTTGAAGTATTGATGATTGCACGTTTGCTGCAAGCGGTCGGTACGGCATTGCTGCTGCCATTGATGTTTAATACCATTCTCGTTATTTTCCCAGTAGAAAAGCGCGGTTCTGCGATGGGATTGATTGGTCTCGTTATTATGTTCGCTCCGGCAAGTGGGCCAGCCATCTCAGGTCTGATTCTGGCGAATCTGACATGGCACTGGATTTTCTGGATTTCACTGCCGTTCTTCATTATCTCGCTGCTGTTCGGTCTGAAATTCCTGCCGAACATCTCGCGTCTGACTAAGCCGAAGATCGATGTATTGTCGATTGTGCTGTCTACGCTTGGATTTGGCGGAATCGTATACGGATTCAGTAGCGCTGGTGGACACGGGGATGCAGGTAGCGGTTGGAGCAATCCTATTGTTATTGTGACACTCGCGATTGGAGTTATTTCCTTGCTCCTATTCAGTATCCGTCAGCTACGGATGGAGCAACCGATGATTGATCTGCGCGCGTTCCGTTATCCGATGTTTACGATTGGCTTGATCCTTGTCTTCATTTGTATGATGATGATTTTGTCATCGATGCTGATTTTGCCAATGTACTTGCAGCAAGGATTGGCACTGACAGCTCTGGCAGCAGGCTTGATTCTACTTCCAGGAAGTCTGCTGAACGGTTTCCTGTCGCCAGTCATGGGTCGTTTGTTTGACAAATTCGGTCCGAAATGGCTCGTAACGATTGGTATGGCAGTGGTAGCAGTTGTGCTGTTTATTTATACAAGTATTGATGCGTCTACGCCGGTTGGTCTGATTATTACGCTGCATATCTTTATGATGGTCGGCATTTCGATGATTATGATGCCAGCGCAGACCAATGGTCTGAATCAGCTGCCAAGTCACTTCTATCCGCATGGTACGGCAATTATGAATACTCTTCAACAAGTGGCAGGTGCGATTGGTACAGCCCTGGCAGTAAGTATTCTGAGTGCTGGTCAAGCTAGCTATCTTAGCGGTGTTGCTGATCCGTCCAGCCAAGCGAATCAAGCGATGGCATTTACAACTGGTATCCAGCACTCCTTTATCTTTGCGCTGGTGCTGGCGATTGTTGGACTGGTCTGCTCGTTCTTTGTGAAACGTGTCATTGTGAACAAGCAAGCAGGCGCACAAGGTCCGATGCACTAA